tttaaaaatatctgatAGCGTTGTGAAGATCATACTCCAGTAAGTGGACAAATTAGGACACAGCCAGATTGAGTGTGCTAAGGATGCAGGAGAGAGTCTGCCCCTGTCACAATTGGAATCAACATCTGGAAACCTTTTAGAGAGTTCGACTTTTGAGAAATGAAGGTGTTGCAGCACATTAAATTGAATGAGGCCATGCCAGGCACAGACTGAGGCCGTGTGGACCTCCTCAAGGGCTCTTCCCCTCTGCTCCACCCCAGCTTGATCTCCTATACAGACCTCAGATATTAAATATTATTGATGAGTCTTGTAAATtagaaaataaagttaaaaatcaAAGATATTGCGCCCTTCTTGGAAGGctcaaaagaaaacagagattCCATGGGTGTTAGGTTGCAGCCTCTTTAGTGTGAGTCTTTGTTGCATTTCTTTGTCCTATGTGATAATGAATGGAGTGTATTCAGGTTTGGGTCTGTTGGTTTTTAAAAAGAAGCTTTGGATACCATCATCTCAGCCTTTAGGAAATTACAATGGgaattttatgacattttatagtcCAATGAATTGGTTAATTAAGATTTTTATTTAACTCTGAATCAAGACACATTAAGAGTCTTTGTCGTCTTTAAGGGTGTTCCTTTATTCTTCTTATAGCCAAACTGTAGAGCTGAGAGTCTCTGTGTTAATATTGTCTCGTGCAGAGGTAACATTACTTATTTTTCAGGGTATTTTGATTTCTACTCAAAGGTTATATGCAACTGGGCGTCTGACCTGAagtgtacgtgtgtgtatgtgtgcagcgGTACAGGAGGAGAGACAGCGTGGACGGGAGCGGGGTGAGAACGAGGTGGAATCTACCAGCAGTTTCAACGAGGAAATGCCTGTGGAAAAGATCCTGGATGCTGAACTGGCTGTGGAGCCCAAAACAGAGACGTACAGTGACGGCAGCCCCAGCAACTCAGTAAGAATAACAATAACAGAGTAACAAACACTGAGCACAGTTTGGCCAAAGCCATAAATTATTAATTAGTTCTTATCATGAGGCTGAGGTGGTACCTCACGAAAGGAGGGACCACTGTAAAGTAAAAATGTGCTGCTGTATTATGTTGGCCTGATCAGGGCTGGTACAAAATATGCCCAGTTGAGTTTAGAGGCTCTGTGTTATTGTGACGCTGAGTAAAGGAACATGATCAGTCCAAGTCAAGTTGACACTAATGCAGCAGATTGCTAGATTCAAATGTTTTGAATTCAAAGATGAATATCACAAGCTGGACAGTTTTTGGGACTACAGTCAGTGTCTGTTTTTCCTCCATAAATGAATCAAGCCACAGACAGCTGctctgaatctgtttttttttttttctaactatGCAATATTTACTGCAGTGTTTGACTTGTGAATCATGTAAAAGTCAGAGGTTGGTAAATTATCAGTGAAGTAGACACAGAATTATAAATTTATAGGGTAGAACCGTGCAATCTCATGCAACCTAGAACAATAAATCACGCCAAACAAAGCTCATAATGTTGAACTCTGGTGACAGTGTGTCAGAAAAGCAtcgactacatttacatgcacaaaatattccttttttcccttattctgaaaaagacaactTTTCCCCctgagctgtttacatggctaattaAAATGAGTATTCCTGTTTAAATGCAGCTGTTCATACTCCAATCAAAGGcatttatcacatcaaaatatggaaGAGTCGAACGACTGAAGCCAATTTGGCCATTTGAAGTTTTCCACCTGTAGCCGACGTGTTGGCCTGTGGGAACAAAGCTGCCCACTTTCACTCCTttaaccaccttcttgaaaagatCGGTGTTgctatatttacatatatatatattcacatatatatatatatatatatatatatatatatatatatatatatatatatatatatatatatatatatatatatatatatatttatttatttacatatacataatatatatatatacatatatatatatatatatatatatatatatatacacatacatacatacatacatacatacacatatatatatatatatatatatatatatatatatatatatatatatatatatatatatatatatatatatatatatatacatacatatgaaAATGTGGGCTTTTTTTGGCATGCATATCCACCccacagccttgcaaactgttgctgagttggtttgtgtacagaGCATCCAAGACAATGTACAGAGCTGACCTTAAACAGGCAGGAGGCGGAGTGTTGCTAACTACTGTCAAAACCCCAATTGAGATGCATAATCTAAATGTACGCATGTCCGAAGAATGCctctaaaatgtgaataatACCGCCCCAGAATTTGCAAACCAGGCACAGTCTGTTTTTTCTACCATTTTAGTTCATTATAAGTAACTCTTGTACTTATCATACTCCTATTGTTACTCTATTAGGCActgttttttgcttttgctccttgaaaacacttcaatattgtatatttgtatattttgccagatatttaatactctactgttgttctaaaactgggcccagtgagtgactcTGACcagggaacccactggttgctTGGATGTTACTGGTTGTGAATTGttaaaattgtggttactgtacttagtgttactttaatttgaagcattctctggcacaagaatttccttagGGATAAATACTGACTGACTTGATTTGAATATCCCACGTCTTAATGGGTAAATGCTTAATTCAGAAAAATGCCTAATTTGAAATATCTAAATGGAACATGTGGTTAACATGACCTGTatgaaattcagaatattgtcgtATTCAGAATGCTAGTGGAACATTAGTGtgtatgtaaacatagtcaACTTCTATGTTAGATTTCATTATACTCTAAGGTTCAAATCTCtccatttgtgtgtgtaaactTCAAGAACATCTTCAAACCTTCTCAAGTCtgaaagaaagaggaaactgATGGTTTACAATGCACCCAAAAATAGCCACAGCTGCACCGCTTGCTCGCTTGCTGCTGAGAGACAcgtttagatgttactgaaggAGCTCACCAGCACAgttattgatttgattttgcATCTTTCCCCTGTGCTCCTCTTCAGACCAACGACCCTGTCACCAATatctgccaagcagcagacaagCAGCTCTTCACCTTGGTGGAGTGGGCCAAAAGGATCCCGCACTTCTCAGAACTCCCCCTCGACGACCAGGTCATCCTACTACGAGCAGGTAGAGAAACGCACACAGTCCCAACATGAGcaaagaacacacacatgcatttccCAGCAACAGTAAGCAGGCCTTTCTACGACCCCGATGTCCTCGCGGTGGTGTAGCGTTTCCTTCAGGGCAGTCATTCTTCCCCAGGCAGGCAGTCTATTTGAGTCTTTTACATTTGCTCAATACATTTTTGCCATCTAGTTTAATGGAGCAGTGAAACCAAATATAACTGGACTATTTGCCAAGTCCCAGCAGTGCGGCTTGCAGCCACACCAGCGCTGACCTCTGCTGGTGAGACATttcacacacaggcctgaacgAGAAAGAAACCACACAGAGGAGTTAATAACAATCTTGGCACATTAATCAAAACAGAGGAAGACTGATGTGTCACAGAAATTACATCATATGTCATTTACAAAACTTTGACATAAAGTAAAGGATAactgattgtttgttttttgcgtCCAGGCTGGAACGAGCTTCTCATCGCCTCATTCTCGCATCGCTCAGTCACGGTAAAAGATGGCATCTTGTTGGCGACAGGCCTCCACGTCCACAGAAGCAGCGCCCACAGTGCCGGAGTGGGTTCCATCTTTGATAGGTAGGAAGCATTCAAAGATGAGCTACTGTGTTGTCCTGTCGGTCACAGAGGAgtctcattttctttttgtcgcaACAGAAATATTGAGAGAGAAGgtaaaatatcaaagaaaatctAGACTATTGAATAATGTAGTAATAAGACAGCTTTATTATTCGCTTTGTGGTTTGAGATCAAGGCCTGTTTGACTTCACATCTAAAAAGTTTTGTGATGTTGCCTGTCACGTGCTGTAAGTGCTGTCTAGGACCATTATGAAGGTGAAAATGCAAGTGAAATGCGAAGGGTTGGTGTTACTCAGCAACCCTATCAAACCACTGCAGATGTGTTACAGTCATTTTGTGATCTGAGATGGAAAACTTTTGCAAGAGgctactgttttatttttttactgttttagttGCCTTCCTACAGCATATGCAATTTTGTTGTCACTTAAAAGGATACTTACCCCTCCATCTTATGGGCGGccaaatctctcagctcaaatttCACTGGATGATGCAAAACACTCTTTTGCTCGAACTACAGATTGCATGTCCGCATTTTTTTATGcccaccaccacagacacaaagtgtTTGGAAGTGGCTTAAGAGAGAGCTGAACCTCTCTTGCTCTTTCTCTCAAACTTAGAGCAaattcaaactgtaaaactaggcagtgctgatcaaatataaaccaagattctgttactgcattgcctatttctgacctaaaatgtcttcagaaacatattttagtgccctgtttggctgtaataagagaatttgtgaacaggaaatgGGACTGTTTTCTGTATACTACAAATGGAGGATGAAAGTACTGAGatcaaacaataaaattaaGCAGCGCTAATAGAATATGAACCAagtttctgttactgtgttgcctatttctcagcgcaagtgttttcagaaacatattttctgCTTACTGTGGTGTTTAATTTGTTGCCACTTGGCAGCCATATTGTTTCCACTATCAAAATGAACGAGCTTGCAATACGTCACCCACCAGCGTGAGCATTCGTTTATACtactggtagttgtaggtttcaTACCTCTTAGCAAAAGCGAATGCCACAgcccctttttctctgttttctccgGTCATCTTGCACCATGCAACTTTCCACTGCAAAGACAGCtcagttttataaaaaaaaaacaaaaaaacatttgtccagcagtgaaatacttctctGAGTGAAATGACGCTtgcaaaatattaaagaaatggATGCAACACATATACACTGCTCAagaaaattaagggaacacttaaatcacacatcagatcttgatgaacgaATTATGTAAATTGGACTACCTGTGCagcctgattgggctgcaggtactgcCTCAtactaccagtagtgacaaggacactagcagaacacaaagctagagaagaatcagtcaggaaggataaggagagcaactgtctgtggccaccacatgtaaaaccatttcctttctgggggttgtcttgcttttgcctctccattgcacctgttgtcactttcatttgcaccaaagcagctgaaactgatcacaatcacttgtgctttcTAATGGACAGATTGGTGTCCCTGAAGTTTAACAGACTTATACTGTGAccatttttgtttcattaacCACCTCTCTAATATTATTCCATCTCCTGCAGAGTCCTGACAGAGTTGGTATCCAAAATGAAAGACATGCAGATGGATAAGACAGAGCTGGGCTGCCTGCGAGCCATCGTCCTCTTCAACCCAGGTCAGCTCGGCCTCCTGCCACTCTTCCCTTTTAACACAATATGTTAAAGAGCAAGAACACCTAAGAAGAGAGGTTTATCCGCATTTTGATTTGCTCTCAATGTCTGCTAAGTGAGGTAGATTGTGGAAaggttcatgtgtgtgtgtactttacAGTACAGAATACTGCATCTGGAGGGACTTCACTATGTACCCATGTATTTTTACCATCAAAGATATTAAGGCTTTGCGGTATTGTGGATTCAACGTTTCATTAGTGTAACGTGTGGCCTGACTGTTTGTTTCAGATGCAAAAGGTCTTTCAAACCCACCAGAGGTTGAGGGGCTGAGGGAAAAAGTTTACGCCTCATTGGAGTCGTACACGAAACAAAAATACCCAGACCAGCCTGGCAGGTAGGAATTGCATTATAGTACAGCATCAGTCAATATCGAACACCACTGTTTAACTGCTGCTTTGGCTTGTAGCTACCAGTGAAGATTGCTTTACATTACTGCATTGCTCCTATATGCCTTAAACACTTTGGCTTGCTGCAGCATTAGATTTAAAAGCACAGAGGCCGATAGTGTACTCGCTCATAGAAAATGGTTGcaattgattattttaatttactgttaaatAACATCAACAGATGATGTGAAATACAAAAGATACATTGTTAATTTGCTTCAGCTGTGGACACTTTCAATTGTAACCAACAGCACTAAAAAagatcaaataaattaaatatcacTCAAATTAACCCTTAAAAACCTAGAGCCATTTTGTCACCTGACTCTCCTGTATTTATTATTTCCTTGCTCATTCTAGCAGTCAGCATCAAGTGccatacatcattttattcagaagaacctgaaatttcagtctAACTCATTGAAAGATACAATTTCACATTTGCTTTGTCTGATAATGGATAAATTTGACAGCATATTTAAAAAACGGCTGTAAAAatttggtatttttttgtttttttactgtgaacacaaacagaacctcataaagttttgttttttatatttacaaaatAGTAGTTAGATGTTTTTGACTTCCAAATAAATTTTGGTCTACACCTAACCTTCCCTTAGCAAGTTACAGCCAGTTATTGTAAGATTGTCCAGGGTGTTTTCCAGTGAAAACAGGtgtattcatatattttatttactgaCCATGCAgatatgtaaaagaaaaattCAGAGCGtagatagaatagaatagaaaatgTATGTATCGTAGTGTAACCAAACAAATGCtgcattaaaaaatgaattattGGATTCAGAATTTCACTTAAAATAGGACGTATTAGCAGTGGTAAATAGTATTTAAACATCATAAGTAAAAGTTGTCATGTATAAACTACAGATGAGTTCAAATGTATGTAGGATTTTTAAGCGTAGGTGGTACTATATACATTAGTATACATAATTTATAGATTTTCTTATGtatatacataaaaaaatataatgtaCAGCTGTATCATAAATGTGGTGGTGTAATATTTCCAAATGAAATATAGTGCAATCAAAAAACTTTGAGTATGTAGTCTAATAAAGTTGAAATATAAGATAACATAAGTGTTTTGAGAACAaaattttagcattttattaAATAGATTTACTAAACATGATAATGATTTTCTACATAATAGAAAATGATGATTACACCAGTTTGTGTCTCAATAATTGGCCCTTTCCTCTTCCCTCCATCCCTTTCTGCAGGTTTGCCAAGCTGCTGCTCCGCCTGCCCGCCCTGCGCTCCATCGGCCTCAAGTGTCTGGAGCATCTGTTCTTCTTCAAGCTGATCGGGGACACACCTATCGACACCTTCCTGATGGAGATGCTGGAGGCGCCACATCAGATCACATGACACCAGTCCCCCTCCCTTCCCCCTGTATATACTCCCACATTGTCAGGATATGAAGACAGAATTTAAAAAGACTTGATTCAAATTGTAAAACAGCTTATTTTGTACCAAGCGAAACATTGTAATTAAAATTGAAAAAGTATTTTGAGGTTGCGGGGAGGGTGGAGTCTTGAGACAGAGGATCAAGTACACTGTCAAAATGAATTCTAATAGAATTGTTAAcagatttattttgtaaatagATAATTTCAGGTGTTCGTTTGAAAGCAACCCAATGCAATTTGAAAAAAGAATCATATTTTATTCAAAGAGGAAttgtataaaaacagaaaccatCCACGCAtttcttaaaacacatttgagaATTCTTACAGAAtaaagttatttaaaaatttTACCTGAAATGTGttgtttctcttgtcttttttttattactgtgtCATATATTAAAAACTTGCCTCACAGTTAGAGT
This sequence is a window from Epinephelus lanceolatus isolate andai-2023 chromosome 6, ASM4190304v1, whole genome shotgun sequence. Protein-coding genes within it:
- the rxrgb gene encoding retinoic acid receptor RXR-gamma-B isoform X2, translating into MDSNDPYLHLNSTGPMTHTHHPPMGGMVGHPSVISTSRPLPSPMSTLGSPMNGLASPYPVITSSLGSPSISLPSTPNMNFGPLGSPQMNSMNSVSSSEDIKPPPGLQNLGNINYQCTSPGGMSKHICSICGDRSSGKHYGVYSCEGCKGFFKRTVRKDLTYTCRDSKECLIDKRQRNRCQYCRYQKCLAMGMKREAVQEERQRGRERGENEVESTSSFNEEMPVEKILDAELAVEPKTETYSDGSPSNSTNDPVTNICQAADKQLFTLVEWAKRIPHFSELPLDDQVILLRAGWNELLIASFSHRSVTVKDGILLATGLHVHRSSAHSAGVGSIFDRVLTELVSKMKDMQMDKTELGCLRAIVLFNPDAKGLSNPPEVEGLREKVYASLESYTKQKYPDQPGRFAKLLLRLPALRSIGLKCLEHLFFFKLIGDTPIDTFLMEMLEAPHQIT
- the rxrgb gene encoding retinoic acid receptor RXR-gamma-B isoform X3; the encoded protein is MIRIYTSMNSMNSVSSSEDIKPPPGLQNLGNINYQCTSPGGMSKHICSICGDRSSGKHYGVYSCEGCKGFFKRTVRKDLTYTCRDSKECLIDKRQRNRCQYCRYQKCLAMGMKREAVQEERQRGRERGENEVESTSSFNEEMPVEKILDAELAVEPKTETYSDGSPSNSTNDPVTNICQAADKQLFTLVEWAKRIPHFSELPLDDQVILLRAGWNELLIASFSHRSVTVKDGILLATGLHVHRSSAHSAGVGSIFDRVLTELVSKMKDMQMDKTELGCLRAIVLFNPDAKGLSNPPEVEGLREKVYASLESYTKQKYPDQPGRFAKLLLRLPALRSIGLKCLEHLFFFKLIGDTPIDTFLMEMLEAPHQIT
- the rxrgb gene encoding retinoic acid receptor RXR-gamma-B isoform X1, with product MWHPMASPATGGSPGREIGYGHYSTGPMTHTHHPPMGGMVGHPSVISTSRPLPSPMSTLGSPMNGLASPYPVITSSLGSPSISLPSTPNMNFGPLGSPQMNSMNSVSSSEDIKPPPGLQNLGNINYQCTSPGGMSKHICSICGDRSSGKHYGVYSCEGCKGFFKRTVRKDLTYTCRDSKECLIDKRQRNRCQYCRYQKCLAMGMKREAVQEERQRGRERGENEVESTSSFNEEMPVEKILDAELAVEPKTETYSDGSPSNSTNDPVTNICQAADKQLFTLVEWAKRIPHFSELPLDDQVILLRAGWNELLIASFSHRSVTVKDGILLATGLHVHRSSAHSAGVGSIFDRVLTELVSKMKDMQMDKTELGCLRAIVLFNPDAKGLSNPPEVEGLREKVYASLESYTKQKYPDQPGRFAKLLLRLPALRSIGLKCLEHLFFFKLIGDTPIDTFLMEMLEAPHQIT